The following proteins are encoded in a genomic region of Drosophila miranda strain MSH22 chromosome 4, D.miranda_PacBio2.1, whole genome shotgun sequence:
- the LOC108162455 gene encoding piezo-type mechanosensitive ion channel component isoform X9, producing MAFSYACMVLQRVVVPAVLVLASLMRPVGISFVYLLMFFMSPFVPLATRRNFKGSVNAFFIILLSLSTLVLLGHIALQIVAVSTALPIYNCSFSERLLRHIGFVSFIDLKPLAIIEWLAPEVLVFATSLGSYLTVKRLAVQPVNAEQLENGELIEAQSGDHAQSTQPPCPTDANGGDVQQATATTPLQQQQQQLRKRVSMISQHIHFEGLIKISPLFCLATLFFAAALRPSVPGGFYFLIFLLAGTYWATCQTLQRGFALLLRCVMVVLVLHSLSIVSYQTPWMQGHLNHTSLTARLIGLEPLIESYCSPDIRVLLYNNTLYLDSYLNPFALFFAYFALALTTKHLIKPRLEAKPATAFGQQLDCNSSSLNNTGNKANRQLTLRTSQASRGSSRKDSSGPGAGSSTATTSTANRTQRLSVSLRRDQRAALNEPTETTPLVRQSTRKGRPAQPLDSGSSVAMGGTQRGNEIPLDSLEQRSEQENTTTSILDQISYGFVSVGGFIYQNSYIFTNILMMAWSIVYHSWLTFVLLLWANVLWMIPNQRKAMMRSSPFIVLYAEVLLVAQYIYGMDLNNNELPTKVTTAGINLQQIGFERPIENHMRPCVPLIVKTAFVLMFWVTSRQFFKEKRDRRRDTMADIIAPLQITVGSAGSSYLINDGKKTSKFLKKAGDVIKNLLVRLWIWLLVLVIFLCAITGENMTGFRICYMALFLFFLLVFQSSSKAWVKIMYGFWLFLIFYAMSILILIYTYQFDKFDTYWNDYLNVSKTLQNDIGLKRYQTKDLFLHLVSPTIIVILTVIQVHYFHKRFIASLQQQPAAGAAGAGASAQQKPTETTALEAAPSKRRGSAGSLRRSQGPSGEAAPGGATTDFETSVRDLVRISFRKIKNKSEYIFKNFKDVFWRFLELHIMKAVYIAAFVCSVSEVCVLHIVFVGFCVLGATSRKAIQVIISRVISFIVTIIVLSKMIYQIEYLSHTQYTVFCSDNRTANNAEWVGLTKAEKLEGGLMSLLRTYIIYMVTVTMHAVITLRQLQMRVKIGAVNAPPTKLLFPNIIRADAEKDLVGLVKYLLNYAFYKFGIEISLIALVSTITYRQDIVAVVYALWLVVLLLLRRSQCAKIWGVFQAFFAISILTQYIILVGLPPSSCLVYPWDEGAFGESIQRWTMLPGALHFNHVPKLIFDFIVLVILNRQKSIFCIEQRYASNDDYPGGSNRSVISDIAQLGRTPFDNPTHDFCSYIRNYSDILKNGVLCGFYWFTLAVVFLAGTNIADLLALGYLIGAFVFLWQGSDFYLRPINTIISRWKWLLAFNVANILIKTSFQMAGCLFMTPLTTHCCWLVHMLGITCTSNVLKEQLMLTEETDLILAPGECPKITHQVVLLWDTICFAFIIFQLRIFKSHYFCHIITDTKANNILASRGADIIEGLRQNQIAHRHGHEKQVLLKIKRKMERIRATQQKMLRPLDKQTHFDEHGYPLPAPTVRRRKEIKLHPHATRAGDYYMFEEMDDKFELDLIHDEIDFLEEENMTESEMKMQRRKTLYDHLFLCIPLQKSKDAPGADFPSTSKGISKERDEASTEIPAAPTRDVADLPVIPPPPTSLGREATYKETSESKSKMEVDSGEVTAKDSDEDFDTNPIIRLLEGFLVTLTIRLNRFSRNYRYVNRILAGEKKTLKESSSLNRLGLSSAAAMFHFLKSNLESNESGGEQPASSSTPRRLLAPAIVTPPTATEHTTTSTPLNTNTTTTPLSPQDPPTPPTTSTPVQQNQPQNQPQHSRLSAVDDIIELPVDTVDAAISRKQSINSSPPAKGAGDFNLEEENFAQRDHHIIVEVLISSWYALLANTDLICYIVVFINQVVNASLISLPLPIMVFLWGTLSLPRPTKTFWVTLIAYTQAIVLIKCIFQFKLIWANYHNLPNQPLTAAKIFGVEMKTHYAVYDLMLLLVLFLHRYLLKSQGLWKSGYKDTDQQFAKPTASMYANSDDRDDSDNLSQPDSRQLNDDVAQKLSLQVSQASLPGSPEYSKSGINQLERTKYTSSLHKFFFSLVHKSRLATDVYALMFLCDFINFFVLLFGFTAFGTQQTESDEGVQTYLAENKVPIPFLIMLLVQFLLIVIDRALYLRKALVNKIIFHFFSVIGIHIWMFFVVPAVTERTFNSLAPPIIFYVIKCFYMLLSSYQIKSGYPKRILGNFFTKGFSMVNMIAFKVYMQIPFLYELRTILDWVCIDSTMTIFDWLKMEDIFSNIYLIRCTRQSETDFPAMRAQKKASISKLIMGGTIVLLIVICIWGPLCLFALGNAVGTSNVPFQVSLSIRIGPYDPIYTTNNYDSIFEIDPTMYSQMTNAYIKDKQALTFITGYDATDVAAVKLAGNSPSLWNIAPPDRQRLLNDLRNNHTLKARFSYTLTRKAPAKGLKEIVGDEHAISLDETFEGRAALINMLNETHDLEPTGNDTSTNGTSSFEEVVVLPAMIPKFIKVLNSGDAAVVTVLSPKNEEYRPLVIKMHRDKETNGLWWEIRDFCNDTFYNTTLKEFAYSNCTSGIVMYTFNDKKFPSTFSFLTAGGIIGLYTTFVLLASRFMKSFIGGQNRKIMFEDLPYVDRVLQLCLDIYLVREALEFALEEDLFAKLLFLYRSPETLIKWTRPKEEYVDDDADTDSMSVRRSEQLQQHQQHQQQQ from the exons ATGGCCTTCAGCTATGCGTGCATGGTGCTGCAGCGCGTCGTCGTTCCGGCTGTGCTGGTTCTGG CTTCGCTGATGCGACCGGTGGGCATATCATTTGTGTACCTTCTAATGTTCTTCATGTCACCGTTTGTGCCCCTCGCCACGCGACGCAACTTCAAGGGATCAGTCAACGCCTTCTTCATCATTCTGCTGTCGCTGAGCACCCTAGTCCTGCTGGGGCACATCGCCCTCCAGATAGTGGCCGTCAGCACAGCGCTGCCCATCTACAACTGCTCCTTCAGCGAGCGCCTGCTTAGGCACATTGGCTTCGTGAGCTTCATCGATCTAAA GCCCCTGGCCATCATTGAGTGGCTAGCCCCGGAGGTCCTGGTGTTTGCCACCTCTCTTGGCTCCTACCTCACCGTGAAGCGACTGGCCGTACAGCCCGTCAACGCTGAGCAGCTGGAGAACGGCGAGCTGATCGAGGCCCAGTCCGGGGACCACGCCCAGTCGACTCAGCCCCCCTGCCCCACAGATGCCAATGGCGGAGATGTGCAGCAGGCCACGGCAACGACGccactgcagcagcaacagcagcagctgcggAAGCGGGTCTCCATGATCAGTCAGCATATCCACTTCGAGGGATTGATCAAGATCT CGCCTCTCTTCTGCCTTGCCACACTGTTCTTTGCGGCCGCGCTGCGTCCCTCGGTGCCGGGTGGATTCTATTTTCTCATCTTCCTGCTGGCCGGCACTTACTGGGCAACCTGCCAGACGCTGCAACG TGGCTTCGCCTTGCTGTTGCGCTGCGTAATGGTCGTCCTTGTGCTCCACTCGCTGTCCATTGTGTCCTACCAGACGCCCTGGATGCAGGGCCACCTCAATCACACCAGCCTGACGGCGCG TCTAATTGGTCTGGAGCCGCTCATTGAATCCTACTGCTCGCCGGATATACGAGTCCTTCTGTACAATAATACCCTGTATCTGGACTCGTATCTGAACCCGTTTGCCCTGTTCTTTGCCTACTTCGCTTTGGCTCTGACCACCAAGCATCTGATCAAGCCCAGG CTGGAGGCAAAGCCTGCCACCGCCTTTGGGCAGCAGCTTgactgcaacagcagcagcctcaaCAACACCGGCAACAAAGCAAACCGCCAGCTGACGCTCCGCACCTCACAGGCCTCGCGGGGCAGCAGTCGCAAGGACAGCTCGGGTCCCGGCGCAGGATCCAGCACCGCCACCACCTCCACCGCAAATCGAACACAGCGCCTGAGT GTTTCTCTGCGCCGTGATCAGCGCGCAGCGTTGAATGAACCGACTGAGACGACGCCT CTGGTGCGTCAGAGTACTCGGAAGGGGCGCCCAGCCCAGCCCCTGGATAGCGGATCTTCGGTGGCAATGGGCGGCACTCAACGCGGCAATGAAATACCGCTGGACTCGCTGGAGCAGCGATCGGAGCAAGAGAACACGACCACCTCGATATTGGATCAGATATCGTATGGCTTTGTCAGTGTGGGTGGCTTCATCTACCAGAACAGCTATATATTCACCAATATTCTAATGATG GCCTGGTCCATAGTATACCACAGTTGGCTGACGTTCGTCCTCCTGCTGTGGGCCAATGTGCTGTGGATGATCCCCAACCAGCGGAAGGCGATGATGCGGTCCAGTCCGTTCATCGTGCTCTACGCGGAGGTGCTGCTGGTGGCCCAGTACATATACGGCATGGACCTGAACAACAACGAGCTTCCCACGAAGGTCACC ACGGCGGGCATCAATCTGCAGCAGATTGGGTTCGAGCGGCCCATCGAGAACCACATGCGTCCATGTGTGCCGCTGATCGTGAAGACAGCCTTCGTCCTGATGTTCTGGGTGACGTCGCGGCAGTTCTTCAAGGAGAAGCGCGACCGGCGAAGGGACACCATGGCGGACATCATTGCTCCGCTGCAGATCACCGTGGGCTCGGCGGGGTCCAGCTACCTCATCAACGACGGCAAGAAGACCTCAAAGTTCCTAAAGAAGGCCGGCGATGTGATCAAAAACCTGCTGGTGCGCCTGTGGATctggctgctggtgctggtgatCTTCCTCTGCGCGATCACCGGAGAGAATATGACAGGCTTCCGCATCTGCTACATGGCCCTGTTCCTGTTCTTCTTGCTGGTCTTTCAGTCCTCGTCCAAGGCCTGGGTGAAGATCATGTACGGCTTCTGGCTGTTCCTCATTTTCTACGCCATGTCCATACTGATTCTGATCTACACATATCAATTCGACAAGTTCGATACGTACTGGAACGACTATCTTAATGTGTCCAAGACGCT ACAAAACGACATTGGCCTGAAGCGCTACCAAACGAAGGATCTTTTCCTGCACCTGGTCTCGCCCACGATCATTGTGATCCTGACTGTGATCCAAGTGCATTACTTCCACAAGCGCTTCATTGCCtcgctgcaacagcagccagcggCTGGTGCTGCCGGAGCTGGCGCCTCTGCACAGCAGAAACCCACCGAGACAACGGCCCTGGAAGCGGCGCCCTCAAAGCGTCGTGGCAGTGCCGGCTCCCTACGGCGCTCCCAGGGTCCCTCAGGCGAGGCGGCGCCCGGCGGCGCCACCACAGACTTTGAGACCTCTGTGCGGGATCTGGTGCGGATTTCCTTCCGCAAGATCAAGAACAAGTCAGAGTACATCTTCAAGAACTTCAAGGACGTCTTCTGGCGCTTCCTGGAGCTGCACATTATGAAGGCCGTCTACATCGCCGCCTTTGTGTGCAGCGTGAGCGAGGTCTGCGTCCTGCACATTGTCTTTGTGGGTTTCTGTGTGCTGGGTGCCACCTCACGGAAGGCCATCCAAGTGATAATCAGCCGCGTGATATCGTTTATTGTCACCATCATCGTCCTGTCTAAGATGATCTATCAGATTGAGTACCTTAGCCACACCCAGTACACCGTCTTCTGC TCCGACAACCGCACGGCCAACAACGCCGAGTGGGTGGGCCTCACGAAGGCTGAGAAGCTGGAGGGTGGTTTGATGAGCCTGCTGCGCACGTACATCATCTACATGGTCACTGTGACCATGCACGCCGTGATCACGTTGCGCCAGCTGCAGATGAGAGTGAAGATTGGAGCCGTGAATGCCCCGCCCACCAAGCTGCTGTTCCCCAATATCATCCGCGCCGATGCTGAGAAGGATCTAGTGGGTTTGGTCAAGTACCTCCTGAACTATGCCTTCTACAAGTTTGGCATCGAGATATCGCTGATTGCCCTGGTCTCCACCATCACGTACCGCCAGGACATTGTGGCCGTGGTCTATGCGCTCTGGCTGGTCGTCCTCTTGCTACTAAGGCGGTCGCAGTGCGCCAAGATCTGGGGAGTTTTCCAGGCCTTCTTTGCCATCTCGATATTGACGCAATATATCATCTTGGTGGGACTGCCGCCAAGCTCATGTCTGG TTTATCCCTGGGACGAGGGCGCCTTTGGGGAGAGCATCCAACGCTGGACGATGCTGCCCGGAGCCCTGCACTTCAACCATGTGCCCAAGCTGATCTTCGACTTCATCGTCCTGGTCATCCTGAACCGTCAGAAGAGCATCTTCTGCATCGAGCAGCGCTATGCCAGCAACGACGACTATCCCGGAGGCAGCAATCGCAGCGTCATCTCGGACATTGCCCAGCTGGGGAGGACGCCCTTCGACAATCCCACCCACGACTTCTGCTCGTACATCCGCAACTACTCGGACATCCTGAAGAACGGGGTGCTGTGCGGCTTCTACTGGTTCACCCTGGCCGTGGTATTCTTGGCCGGGACCAACATTGCTGATCTGCTGGCCCTGGGCTACCTCATTGGGGCGTTCGTCTTCCTCTGGCAGGGCTCCGACTTCTATCTACGGCCCATCAACACCATCATCAGTCGCTGGAAGTGGCTGCTGGCCTTCAACGTGGCTAACATCCTCATCAAGACGAGCTTCCAAATGGCCGGCTGCTTGTTCATGACGCCCCTGACCACTCACTGCTGCTGGCTGGTGCACATGCTAGGCATCACCTGCACGAGCAACGTGCTCAAGGAGCAACTGATGCTGACCGAAGAGACGGACCTTATATTGGCGCCCGGTGAATGCCCCAAGATCACGCATCAGGTGGTCCTGCTGTGGGACACGATCTGCTTTGCCTTCATCATCTTCCAGCTGCGCATCTTTAAGTCTCACTACTTCTGCCACATCATCACGGACACGAAGGCCAACAATATTCTGGCCTCCAG AGGAGCTGATATCATTGAGGGATTGCGGCAGAACCAGATTGCCCATCGCCACGGCCATGAAAAGCAGGTCCTGCTCAAGATCAAGCGGAAGATGGAGCGGATTCGGGCCACGCAGCAGAAGATGCTGCGACCCCTGGACAAGCAGACACATTTTGATG aACATGGTTATCCACTTCCTGCACCAACAGTACGCAGAAGGAAGGAAATCAAATTACATCCACATG CTACCCGGGCTGGTGACTACTACATGTTCGAGGAGATGGATGACAAGTTCGAGCTGGACTTGATACACGACGAGATTGACTTTCTGGAGGAGGAGAACATGACCGAGAGCGAGATGAAGATGCAGCGCCGCAAGACCCTCTATGAT CATCTTTTTCTGTGCATCCCTCTGCAGAAATCCAAGGATGCTCCCGGTGCCGACTTTCCCTCCACCAGTAAGGGCATATCCAAAGAGCGGGATGAAGCAAGCACGGAAATTCCGGCGGCTCCCACCCGCGATGTGGCTGATCTGCCAGTAATTCCACCGCCCCCGACCAGCTTGGGACGTGAGGCCACCTACAAGGAGACTTCGGAAAGCAAATCTAAGATGGAAGTCGACAGCGGCGAGGTGACGGCCAAGGACTCGGACGAGGACTTCGACACGAATCCCATCATCAGGCTGCTCGAGGGCTTCTTGGTCACCCTGACCATAAGACTGAACCGCTTCTCCCGCAACTACCGCTACGTCAATCGCATCTTGGCTGGCGAGAAGAAGACTCTGAAG GAATCGAGCTCCCTGAATCGTCTGGGCCTGTCGAGTGCTGCTGCCATGTTCCACTTCCTCAAGTCCAACCTCGAGAG CAATGAGAGTGGTGGCGAGCAGCCCGCCTCATCGTCCACGCCGCGGCGGCTCCTGGCCCCGGCAATCGTTACTCCACCAACTGCAACAGAACACACAACCACAAGCACCCCACTAAACACGAATACAACAACCACACCGCTATCACCACAAGATCCACCGACACCACCAACAACCAGTACACCAGTACAACAGAATCAGCCACAGAATCAGCCTCAGCACAGTCGACTCAGTGCTGTGGACGACATCATCGAACTGCCCGTAGATACCGTTGATGCAGCCATTTCTAG AAAACAATCGATCAATTCATCGCCGCCAGCCAAGGG CGCCGGCGACTTCAACTTGGAGGAGGAGAACTTTGCCCAGCGGGATCATCACATTATAGTGGAGGTGCTGATCTCCTCGTGGTATGCATTGCTTGCCAACACAGATCTGATTTGCTACATAGTGGTGTTCATCAATCAG GTCGTCAATGCCAGTCTCATCTCGTTGCCGCTGCCCATAATGGTCTTTCTCTGGGGCACTCTGTCACTGCCGCGTCCAACGAAAACCTTCTGGGTCACCCTTATTGCCTACACCCAGGCCATCGTTCTGATCAAGTGTATCTTCCAGTTCAAGCTAATCTGGGCGAACTATCACAACCTGCCCAACCAGCCCTTGACGGCCGCCAAGATCTTTGGCGTGGAGATGAAGACCCACTATGCAGTGTACGACTTGATGCTGTTGCTAGTGCTCTTCTTGCACCGCTATCTTCTCAAGTCGCAAGGCCTGTGGAAGTCGGGCTACAAGGACACAGATCAGCAGTTTGCCAAACCCACCGCTAGCATGTACGCCAA CAGCGATGACCGAGACGACAGCGACAACCTATCTCAACCCGACTCTCGCCAGCTGAACGATGATGTGGCCCAGAAATTGAGCCTGCAAGTGAGCCAGGCATCGTTGCCGGGCTCCCCCGAGTACAGCAAGTCGGGCATCAATCAGCTAGA ACGAACCAAGTACACCTCCTCGCTGCACAAGTTCTTCTTTAGTCTGGTGCATAAATCCCGATTGGCCACAGACGTGTATGCCCTGATGTTCCTCTGCGATTTTATAAACTTTTTTGTGCTGCTCTTTGGCTTCACAGCATTTGGA ACCCAGCAAACAGAAAGCGATGAAGGCGTGCAAACATATCTGGCGGAGAATAAAGTGCCCATACCTTTCCTGATCATGCTGCTGGTCCAGTTCCTGCTCATCGTTATCGATCGGGCGCTGTATCTGCGCAAGGCCCTGGTGAACAAGATCATTTTCCATTTCTTCTCGGTGATCGGCATACATATCTGGATGTTCTTCGTGGTGCCGGCGGTGACGGAGCGTACCTTCAACTCGCTGGCGCCACCGATCATCTTCTATGTGATCAAGTGCTTTTACATGCTGCTGAGCTCCTATCAAATCAAGTCGGGCTATCCCAAGCGCATTCTCGGCAACTTCTTCACCAAGGGCTTCTCGATGGTCAACATGATCGCCTTTAAGGTATACATGCAGATCCCGTTCCTGTACGAGCTGCGCACCATTCTCGACTGGGTCTGCATCGACAGCACCATGACCATCTTCGACTGGCTCAAGATGGAGGATATCTTCTCTAACATATATCTCATACGATGCACCAGGCAGTCGGAAACCGACTTCCCAGCCATGCGCGCCCAGAAAAAGGCTTCCATCTCGAAGCTGATTATGGGCGGCACTATTGTCCTGCTGATTGTCATATGCATCTGGGGTCCGTTGTGTCTGTTTGCCTTAGGCAATGCTGTGGGCACCTCCAATGTGCCCTTCCAGGTGTCGCTCTCCATCCGCATTGGACCGTACGACCCCATTTATACCACCAACAACTACGATAGCATTTTCGAGATCGATCCCACAATGTACTCGCAAATGACTAATGCTTATATCAAGGATAAACAGGCTCTGACCTTTATCACTGGCTACGATGCCACGGATGTGGCGGCGGTCAAGCTGGCTGGGAACTCGCCCTCCCTTTGGAATATAGCACCGCCAGATAGGCAGCGTTTGCTGAATGATTTGAGAAATA ATCATACGTTAAAGGCCCGCTTCTCCTACACCCTTACACGGAAGGCTCCGGCCAAGGGTCTGAAAGAAATTGTGGGCGATGAGCATGCCATCTCCCTCGACGAGACTTTTGAAGGACGTGCAGCTCTCATCAATATGCTTAACGAAACCCACGACTTAGAGCCAACGGGTAATGACACCAGTACCAATGGAACCTCTAGCTTTGAAGAAGTAGTAGTGCTGCCTGCCATGATACCAAAATTCATCAAGGTGCTCAACTCGGGCGATGCCGCTGTGGTCACTGTGCTGAGTCCCAAGAACGAGGAATACCGTCCTCTGGTCATCAAAATGCATCGAGACAAGGAGACAAACGGTCTGTGGTGGGAAATACGAGACTTCTGCAATGACACCTTCTACAATACCACTCTGAAGGAGTTTGCCTACAGCAACTGCACTTCCGGTATTGTGATGTATACCTTCAACGACAAGAAGTTCCCATCGACATTCAGCTTCCTCACAGCTGGCGG CATAATTGGGCTGTACACCACATTCGTGTTATTGGCCTCGCGCTTCATGAAGTCCTTCATTGGGGGACAAAATCGAAAGATTATGTTCGAGGATCTACCCTATGTAGATAGGGTATTGCAGCTGTGTCTGGATATATACCTG GTACGCGAGGCCTTAGAATTCGCCTTGGAGGAAGATCTGTTTGCCAAATTACTCTTCCTGTACCGTTCGCCCGAGACGCTCATCAAATGGACCCGTCCCAAGGAGGAGTACGTGGACGATGATGCCGACACCGACTCAATGAGCGTGCGGCGTTCagagcagctgcagcagcaccaacaacaccagcagcaacaataa